The following coding sequences are from one Armatimonadota bacterium window:
- a CDS encoding Lrp/AsnC ligand binding domain-containing protein has product MAVEAVVLLKLEPGKARRAVQRIGRISGVREAHVITGPWDGICLAQARDLAALGTLVLSRIQRVDGVEDTLTCLVV; this is encoded by the coding sequence GTGGCGGTCGAGGCGGTGGTCCTGCTGAAGCTGGAGCCGGGCAAGGCCCGCCGCGCCGTGCAGCGGATCGGGCGGATATCGGGCGTGCGGGAGGCGCACGTGATCACGGGGCCCTGGGACGGGATCTGCCTGGCCCAGGCCCGAGACCTTGCGGCGCTGGGGACGCTGGTCCTTTCTCGGATCCAGCGGGTGGACGGGGTGGAGGACACGCTGACCTGCCTGGTGGTATAA